From Pontibacter actiniarum, a single genomic window includes:
- the kdpB gene encoding potassium-transporting ATPase subunit KdpB yields the protein MTAKNKETGLFEGPLVKQALAESFVKLNPRQMIKNPVMFTVELGTFVMLLVTLYLLISGDTSQGSLGYNITIFLILLITLLFANFAEAIAEARGKAQADSLRKTREETPANVVDAKGNVTQVSSSQLKKGDVFVVSAGELIPTDGEIIDGLASIDESAITGESAPVIREAGGDRSSVTGGTKVLSDQIKVLVTTAPGESFLDKMIALVEGASRQKTPNEIVLTILLAGFTMTFLLVCVTLKPFADYANAPLTIAALIALFVCLIPTTIGGLLSAIGIAGMDRALRANVITKSGKAVETAGDIDVLLLDKTGTITIGNRRATKFHPAPGVDRDAFIRQAVLSSLADETPEGKSIVELAQELNVGVPQPDMRQVEFIKFTAETRSSGINLANGTRIRKGAYDAIRKMSENAGNLLHPNVTETIEKIAANGGTPLVVAANEEVQGVIQLEDIIKPGIQERFERLRKMGVKTVMVTGDNPLTAKFIAEKAGVDDFIAEATPEDKLNYIRKEQASGKLVAMMGDGTNDAPALAQADVGVAMNSGTQAAKEAGNMVDLDNDPTKLIEVVEIGKQLLITRGTLTTFSIANDVAKYFAIVPALFIAFIPALQGLNIMNLASPQSAILSAVIFNAIIIPVLIPLALRGVAYKPIGASALLRRNLLVYGVGGVIVPFVGIKAIDMLLVMFGLG from the coding sequence ATGACAGCTAAAAATAAAGAAACCGGATTGTTTGAAGGGCCGCTGGTAAAACAGGCACTGGCGGAGTCCTTCGTGAAACTCAATCCAAGGCAAATGATTAAAAATCCCGTGATGTTCACGGTGGAGCTGGGCACCTTTGTGATGCTGCTGGTCACCTTGTACCTGCTCATCTCAGGTGATACCTCGCAGGGAAGCCTGGGCTATAACATCACCATCTTCCTGATTCTGCTCATAACCTTGCTCTTCGCCAATTTCGCAGAGGCCATTGCCGAGGCTCGCGGCAAGGCACAGGCGGACTCGCTGCGCAAGACACGTGAGGAAACGCCTGCCAATGTGGTGGACGCCAAAGGAAACGTAACCCAAGTCAGCTCTTCCCAGCTCAAAAAAGGCGATGTGTTCGTGGTATCGGCCGGGGAGCTAATCCCAACGGACGGGGAGATTATAGACGGCCTGGCCTCCATTGATGAGTCTGCTATTACAGGTGAGTCTGCTCCGGTGATACGGGAGGCAGGCGGTGACCGGTCTTCGGTAACAGGCGGTACCAAGGTGCTGTCAGATCAGATAAAAGTACTGGTAACGACTGCGCCGGGCGAGTCTTTCCTGGATAAGATGATTGCCCTTGTGGAGGGAGCCAGCCGCCAGAAAACGCCCAACGAAATTGTCCTGACGATCCTGCTGGCAGGTTTTACCATGACTTTCCTGCTGGTTTGCGTCACGCTGAAGCCCTTTGCGGACTATGCCAACGCACCGCTTACGATTGCCGCCCTGATAGCATTGTTTGTGTGCCTGATCCCGACTACGATCGGGGGGCTGCTTTCGGCCATCGGTATAGCGGGGATGGACAGGGCACTTCGCGCCAACGTAATTACCAAATCAGGCAAGGCCGTGGAAACTGCTGGTGACATTGACGTGCTGCTGCTGGATAAAACAGGCACTATTACCATCGGTAACCGCAGAGCCACTAAGTTTCACCCGGCACCGGGTGTAGATAGAGATGCTTTTATCCGGCAGGCGGTGCTTAGCTCGCTGGCAGATGAAACACCTGAGGGTAAGTCTATCGTGGAGCTGGCGCAGGAGCTGAATGTAGGTGTGCCGCAGCCGGACATGCGCCAGGTGGAGTTTATCAAATTCACGGCCGAGACCCGCTCCAGCGGTATTAACCTGGCAAACGGCACACGCATCCGCAAAGGAGCTTACGATGCCATTCGTAAAATGTCAGAGAACGCCGGCAACCTCTTACATCCAAACGTAACGGAAACGATTGAAAAGATTGCCGCTAACGGAGGCACCCCTTTGGTGGTGGCAGCAAACGAGGAAGTGCAGGGGGTGATTCAGCTGGAGGACATCATTAAGCCGGGCATACAGGAGCGCTTTGAGCGCCTGCGCAAGATGGGCGTAAAAACCGTGATGGTAACCGGCGACAACCCTTTAACAGCGAAGTTTATTGCCGAAAAAGCCGGGGTAGATGACTTTATTGCAGAGGCCACACCGGAAGACAAACTCAACTACATCCGGAAAGAACAGGCCAGCGGCAAGCTGGTAGCTATGATGGGCGACGGTACAAACGATGCTCCTGCACTGGCACAGGCCGATGTGGGCGTGGCCATGAACTCCGGTACACAGGCAGCCAAAGAAGCTGGCAACATGGTGGACCTCGACAACGACCCAACCAAGCTGATCGAGGTGGTGGAGATTGGGAAGCAGCTGCTCATCACCCGCGGCACGCTCACCACCTTCTCCATCGCCAACGACGTAGCCAAGTACTTCGCTATCGTGCCGGCCCTGTTCATCGCTTTTATACCTGCCTTGCAGGGGCTCAACATCATGAACCTGGCTAGTCCGCAATCGGCCATACTTTCGGCGGTAATCTTCAATGCTATTATTATCCCGGTCCTGATTCCGTTGGCATTGCGCGGGGTGGCTTATAAACCGATTGGGGCAAGTGCTCTGCTGCGCCGCAACCTGCTCGTTTACGGAGTGGGTGGGGTGATCGTGCCGTTCGTCGGTATCAAGGCGATTGATATGCTGCTGGTCATGTTTGGACTGGGCTAG
- a CDS encoding porin, whose translation MKYLFAILLALYLLVTFAASAQTADSLGMEEAEKPFKLSGGVDVYYAYDFSKPVDKDRLYTTQAFRHNEFNLNWGFLQADYATDKVRATLALHTGTYVQANYAAEPNELTQLIAQANAGVKLAEGVWLDMGILPSHIGYESTFSLNNEIYTRALMAENSPYFETGAQLTAEVSDKVTMKFLVLNGWQNIQETNDAKSLGFGISYTPTDQLTLSYNNYYGNEAPDETDSKRRYFHNFYAAYTFSDRFNLAGSVDYGRQELWDSREQGSWYAGMVLARYRLSEKFALAGRVEHYNDEDQIIISTQSPNGFQTSSASLNFDYAPAPNFLWRVEARGYDSKDRIFAGDEGIKDNNLLLVTSFALKF comes from the coding sequence ATGAAATACTTATTCGCCATACTTTTAGCGCTGTACTTATTGGTAACCTTTGCCGCAAGTGCGCAAACAGCCGACTCGTTAGGTATGGAAGAAGCGGAAAAGCCGTTTAAATTGAGCGGCGGCGTGGATGTATACTATGCCTATGATTTCTCGAAACCTGTAGACAAAGACCGACTCTATACCACCCAGGCTTTCCGCCACAACGAGTTTAACCTGAACTGGGGTTTTCTGCAGGCAGATTATGCCACCGATAAAGTGCGGGCCACGCTGGCGCTGCACACGGGTACTTATGTGCAGGCCAACTATGCTGCCGAGCCAAATGAATTGACGCAGCTCATCGCGCAGGCAAACGCCGGGGTAAAGCTGGCCGAAGGCGTGTGGCTGGATATGGGTATTCTGCCCTCGCATATTGGCTATGAAAGCACTTTCTCCCTCAACAACGAAATCTACACGCGTGCCCTCATGGCCGAAAACTCACCTTACTTTGAAACGGGTGCCCAACTAACGGCGGAGGTGTCGGACAAGGTGACGATGAAGTTCCTGGTGCTGAACGGCTGGCAGAACATACAGGAGACAAACGACGCCAAATCACTGGGCTTCGGCATTAGCTATACGCCTACAGACCAGCTCACGCTGAGCTACAACAACTACTACGGCAACGAAGCGCCGGATGAAACGGATAGCAAGCGCCGCTACTTCCATAATTTCTATGCGGCTTATACTTTCTCCGACAGGTTTAACTTAGCCGGCAGCGTGGACTATGGTCGCCAGGAGCTTTGGGATAGCAGGGAGCAAGGCAGCTGGTACGCCGGCATGGTGCTGGCGCGCTACCGGTTAAGCGAAAAGTTTGCCCTGGCAGGTCGTGTAGAGCATTATAACGATGAAGACCAGATCATCATCTCCACGCAAAGCCCCAACGGTTTCCAGACCTCCAGCGCCTCGCTGAACTTCGATTATGCTCCGGCTCCCAACTTTCTGTGGCGGGTGGAGGCACGCGGCTACGACTCCAAAGACAGGATATTTGCCGGCGATGAAGGCATAAAAGACAATAATCTGCTGTTGGTAACCTCTTTTGCGCTGAAGTTCTAG
- a CDS encoding universal stress protein, translating to MNSKEEEDNSKSADRFLRLLQESKKGRFKLYIGLAAGVGKTYRMLQEARELQAHGVDVLIGYVETHGRAGTEAQLEGLPVMKRKSIFYKGRMLEELDLQAVLQRRPEVVIVDELAHTNVPGSVNEKRWQDVEQLIQAGISVISAVNIQHIESLNYQIEKITGVEVSERVPDKVVKAADDIVNIDLTIEELLDRLKEGKIYDKVKVEAALKNFFQKENLLQLRELALREVSNHLMQRIDLEVAMASRKNLDKLVACINTNEKAAKEIIRKASRMADRFRAKWYVVYVQTEQENTDTVGLAKQRHLINNLQLATQLGGQIIRLKGRHVAQEILQVAQDKQATLLICGVTGRKSFSDWFKISQTRRIIRAVSDAGIDLDIFLVSV from the coding sequence ATGAACTCAAAGGAAGAAGAGGATAACAGTAAATCTGCAGATCGCTTTCTGCGGCTGCTGCAGGAGTCGAAGAAGGGGCGCTTTAAGCTGTACATCGGCTTGGCGGCTGGCGTCGGAAAAACATACCGCATGCTGCAGGAGGCCCGGGAACTACAGGCCCACGGGGTAGATGTGCTGATTGGCTATGTGGAGACGCATGGCAGAGCTGGAACCGAGGCGCAGCTGGAAGGCCTGCCTGTGATGAAGCGCAAGTCTATCTTTTACAAAGGCCGCATGCTGGAGGAGCTGGACCTGCAGGCGGTGCTGCAGCGCAGGCCAGAGGTCGTGATCGTAGATGAGCTGGCGCATACCAATGTGCCGGGTTCTGTAAACGAAAAGCGCTGGCAGGATGTGGAGCAGCTGATACAGGCTGGTATCAGCGTGATCAGCGCCGTAAACATCCAGCATATCGAGAGCCTGAACTATCAGATCGAAAAGATTACAGGGGTGGAGGTGTCGGAGCGGGTGCCGGACAAGGTGGTGAAAGCCGCTGACGATATTGTCAACATCGACCTCACGATAGAGGAGCTGCTGGACAGGCTGAAGGAGGGGAAGATCTACGATAAGGTAAAGGTGGAGGCGGCCCTGAAAAACTTTTTTCAGAAGGAGAACCTGCTGCAGCTGCGCGAGCTGGCCCTGCGCGAAGTATCCAACCACCTGATGCAGCGCATTGATCTGGAAGTGGCCATGGCCTCACGCAAAAACTTGGACAAGCTGGTGGCTTGCATCAACACCAATGAGAAAGCGGCAAAAGAGATTATCCGAAAAGCCTCGCGCATGGCAGACCGCTTCCGGGCCAAGTGGTATGTGGTGTACGTGCAGACGGAGCAGGAAAACACGGATACCGTTGGCCTGGCTAAGCAGCGCCACCTGATCAATAACCTGCAGCTGGCTACCCAGCTGGGCGGGCAGATCATCCGGCTGAAAGGCCGCCACGTGGCACAGGAGATACTACAGGTGGCGCAGGACAAACAAGCTACCCTGCTTATCTGCGGCGTAACCGGGCGAAAGTCTTTCAGCGACTGGTTTAAGATCAGCCAGACCCGCCGTATCATCCGTGCCGTTTCAGATGCCGGGATAGACCTGGACATTTTCCTGGTGAGTGTTTAA
- a CDS encoding K(+)-transporting ATPase subunit C — MKQSLILTVWCIGFFVLLYPLSIWAIARMAAPNGGAGKQVTVNGRVVGYENVGQSFTEDRYFYSRPSAVAYNGGGSGGSNKGPSNPEYLAEVQERIDTFLEQNPTVKRKEVPAELVTASGSGLDPHLSPQGALVQIERIARVRHLPVEQVRALVQEQVEAPLLGILGPEKVNVLKLNVALDQLNAQR, encoded by the coding sequence ATGAAGCAGAGCCTGATCCTGACCGTATGGTGCATCGGCTTTTTTGTGCTCCTGTATCCGCTTTCGATCTGGGCCATTGCCAGGATGGCTGCTCCAAACGGGGGAGCGGGAAAGCAAGTAACGGTGAACGGCCGTGTGGTTGGTTACGAAAATGTAGGCCAGTCCTTCACCGAAGATCGCTACTTTTACAGCCGCCCATCGGCGGTGGCGTACAACGGCGGCGGCTCCGGCGGCTCAAACAAGGGCCCTTCTAACCCGGAGTACCTGGCAGAGGTACAGGAGCGCATTGATACCTTCTTGGAGCAGAACCCAACGGTAAAGCGCAAGGAGGTGCCGGCAGAGCTGGTAACAGCCTCGGGTAGCGGCCTGGACCCGCATTTATCGCCGCAGGGGGCGCTGGTGCAGATAGAACGCATTGCCCGCGTACGCCACCTGCCCGTGGAGCAGGTGCGGGCGCTGGTGCAGGAGCAGGTAGAGGCTCCGCTGCTGGGTATACTTGGCCCGGAGAAAGTAAACGTGCTGAAGCTGAATGTGGCGCTGGATCAGCTGAACGCGCAGCGGTAG